One region of Jonesiaceae bacterium BS-20 genomic DNA includes:
- a CDS encoding sigma-70 family RNA polymerase sigma factor has translation MNQSVEEFQTLFREHYTAILRYMERRVPDPADAEELAADVFRYAWASAEPAVRHPKAWLYAIARNTLLDSYRRSQRRLAALGRLERQSATEAVVEQGSQWEHPLHRILAQLPEPTQEILRLHYWEELETKEIGMVLGISPVNARVRLHRARTELKAHLNQNQSEGK, from the coding sequence GTGAACCAAAGTGTGGAAGAGTTTCAGACTCTTTTTAGGGAGCATTACACGGCGATACTGCGTTACATGGAACGCCGGGTACCTGACCCGGCAGATGCGGAGGAACTTGCCGCGGATGTTTTCAGGTACGCATGGGCTAGCGCTGAGCCAGCGGTTCGTCATCCCAAAGCATGGTTGTACGCAATCGCACGTAACACTCTGCTGGATTCGTATCGCAGATCCCAGCGCAGATTGGCCGCACTCGGTCGTTTAGAGCGACAGTCAGCAACCGAGGCCGTGGTGGAACAAGGCTCCCAGTGGGAGCACCCTTTGCACCGTATCCTTGCGCAACTTCCTGAACCGACTCAGGAGATACTGCGGTTACATTACTGGGAGGAACTCGAAACTAAGGAAATTGGAATGGTCCTTGGGATTTCACCGGTCAATGCACGGGTGCGGCTGCACAGAGCGCGAACCGAGCTCAAGGCGCACCTGAACCAAAATCAAAGCGAGGGGAAGTAA
- a CDS encoding polysaccharide deacetylase: MKIGWKTRSSRRAVAAVAALTLLLSGCSLLSDSSSPKTSPTSSESNAPEVTEEPEVPSDTEEIARAEVMTAQYNYDEAIAVLQPLESPEAKEALAATMRAKETAVVWPDNLAISHIFFHSLWVDPAQAAGSSSRQGYLDYMVTLDEFNKMLEQIYANDWVLVSPYDIATLDDNGVMTMNEIVLPEGKKPLVLSIDDVSYYEYMEGDGFPTKLFINAEGKVVNSYTDADGKTVEGAYDMMPVVDEFLEEHPDFSYRGAKGIIGLTGYNGILGYRTSPSQYPDSPTLKEDQATATEVANALKEDGWLFASHSWGHISMTKSSMERISADSKLWDEEVRPLIGDTDLFIYAFGADIAGVEKYTMDNPKFKKLKDYGFDYYFPIDASAPHWMQITNDSLRQARINVDGLRMGYDKTGKNQALAPFFDIDSVIDPVRSK, encoded by the coding sequence ATGAAAATTGGTTGGAAGACTCGGTCTTCGCGCCGCGCGGTTGCAGCCGTGGCAGCGTTGACGCTGCTGCTATCCGGATGTTCATTGCTGAGTGATAGTTCCTCACCCAAGACATCGCCTACTTCTTCTGAGTCCAATGCGCCCGAGGTGACCGAAGAACCCGAGGTGCCAAGCGACACCGAGGAGATTGCGCGCGCCGAGGTCATGACGGCGCAGTACAACTACGACGAGGCAATCGCGGTTCTGCAACCCCTCGAGTCGCCCGAGGCAAAGGAGGCGTTGGCCGCCACCATGCGTGCGAAGGAGACCGCGGTGGTGTGGCCGGACAATCTGGCTATCTCACACATCTTTTTCCACTCACTGTGGGTTGACCCTGCACAAGCTGCCGGAAGTTCATCACGCCAAGGGTATTTGGACTACATGGTTACCCTCGATGAGTTCAACAAGATGCTGGAACAGATCTACGCTAATGACTGGGTCTTGGTCAGCCCCTATGACATTGCCACTCTTGATGACAACGGCGTAATGACAATGAATGAAATTGTGTTGCCCGAGGGTAAGAAACCGCTTGTGTTGTCAATCGATGACGTGTCGTATTACGAGTACATGGAGGGCGACGGATTCCCAACCAAGCTCTTTATCAACGCCGAGGGCAAGGTAGTGAACTCGTACACGGACGCCGACGGTAAAACCGTCGAGGGTGCCTACGACATGATGCCCGTGGTTGATGAGTTCCTTGAAGAGCACCCCGACTTCTCCTACCGCGGCGCCAAGGGAATCATTGGCCTCACCGGGTACAACGGCATCCTGGGCTACCGCACCTCACCAAGCCAGTACCCCGACTCCCCCACGCTCAAAGAAGATCAGGCCACCGCAACCGAAGTTGCCAATGCTCTGAAGGAAGACGGCTGGCTGTTTGCTTCTCACTCCTGGGGGCACATCAGCATGACCAAGTCATCGATGGAACGCATCAGCGCCGACTCCAAGCTGTGGGATGAAGAAGTTCGCCCGCTCATTGGTGACACTGACCTGTTCATCTACGCATTTGGGGCTGACATTGCGGGGGTAGAAAAGTACACCATGGATAACCCCAAGTTTAAGAAACTCAAAGACTACGGTTTTGACTACTACTTCCCCATCGACGCCTCCGCACCGCACTGGATGCAGATAACGAACGATTCACTACGCCAGGCCCGCATCAACGTTGATGGGCTACGAATGGGCTATGACAAGACCGGGAAGAACCAGGCCCTAGCTCCGTTCTTTGATATTGACTCGGTCATTGACCCGGTCAGGTCCAAGTAA
- a CDS encoding chorismate-binding protein yields MQGIAQFSKVSASSPVEFADLNIRPDALEKGGLWLVVADFEGRIRAWRFADRVSDTEIRSHLNAKTEQTWSGPDPKTWSTSLSALEYQNAVQTTREYVREGTIFQANICRVMSAPLPVPGSAQELSKILAAGNPAPFEGFAQIETGNPESDLWLASASPESFLQVRQNSDGTASISSSPIKGTAKTRAGITAKDEAENIMITDLVRNDLQRVCEPGTVGVEGLLNYEDHPGLVHLVSTVRGQLSRNPLVTPGYWREILELTLPPASISGAPKAAALDVIAELEPGPRGPYCGAIGWIDVDAGTCDLSVGIRTFWWESASAYGGPRLHFGTGAGITWGSDPVGEWQETQLKSRILIGLASNSQEAGA; encoded by the coding sequence GTGCAAGGAATAGCTCAGTTCTCCAAAGTTTCGGCTTCATCCCCGGTTGAGTTTGCCGACCTCAACATCCGCCCAGACGCTCTTGAAAAGGGCGGACTTTGGCTTGTTGTCGCCGATTTTGAAGGCCGGATTCGGGCCTGGCGGTTTGCAGACCGGGTTTCAGACACGGAAATTCGTAGCCACCTCAATGCCAAGACCGAACAAACGTGGTCCGGGCCTGACCCAAAAACTTGGTCTACGTCACTTTCTGCCCTCGAATACCAAAACGCGGTCCAAACGACTCGTGAGTACGTGCGCGAGGGCACAATTTTTCAGGCAAATATTTGCCGGGTCATGTCCGCACCGCTTCCCGTACCCGGAAGCGCCCAAGAGCTAAGCAAGATTTTGGCTGCCGGCAACCCTGCTCCGTTTGAGGGCTTTGCCCAAATCGAAACCGGCAATCCGGAGTCCGACCTGTGGTTGGCATCGGCATCGCCAGAGTCATTCCTCCAGGTCCGCCAAAATAGTGACGGCACCGCGAGCATTAGTTCTTCTCCTATTAAGGGCACCGCCAAAACCCGCGCCGGCATCACCGCCAAGGACGAAGCGGAGAACATCATGATCACGGACCTGGTGCGCAATGACTTGCAGCGCGTGTGTGAGCCGGGCACGGTTGGCGTGGAGGGGCTACTCAACTACGAGGATCACCCCGGTTTGGTTCACCTAGTTTCCACGGTGCGTGGACAGCTCAGTCGCAATCCGCTCGTTACGCCCGGGTATTGGCGCGAGATCCTCGAGCTTACGCTGCCACCGGCATCCATTTCCGGGGCCCCAAAAGCTGCGGCGCTCGATGTTATTGCCGAGCTCGAGCCCGGCCCCCGCGGACCGTACTGCGGGGCGATTGGTTGGATCGATGTCGATGCCGGTACCTGCGACTTGTCCGTTGGGATCAGGACATTTTGGTGGGAGTCTGCGAGCGCCTACGGTGGTCCGCGGTTGCACTTTGGCACGGGCGCTGGCATCACGTGGGGTTCTGATCCGGTTGGTGAGTGGCAGGAGACGCAGTTGAAGTCCCGTATTTTGATTGGTTTAGCTTCGAACTCTCAGGAGGCAGGGGCATGA
- a CDS encoding DUF3000 domain-containing protein: protein MAHLENSPVPQEFMNALLSLRNSVVRPEIAIEEIPAPRGLAPYSVAIGGELADSALVPAALNFPSFEEVAEDDEPLTSGKFILLYDPVERANWGGSFRAVIHVRAAIDQEIGQDPLLTQAAWSWLKDAFEYCGAAHVNLTGTVTRSTSDTLRDIGISPQSQRTEFEIRASWTPTPLDGVAGIDLNFGSHLSAWTNLMCAAIGLPALDQGFPAQRTLRGPQSISQGAIPN from the coding sequence ATGGCTCACCTAGAAAACTCCCCCGTTCCACAGGAGTTTATGAACGCGCTGCTTAGCCTGCGTAATTCGGTTGTGCGCCCAGAAATAGCTATCGAAGAAATCCCTGCGCCACGCGGTTTGGCGCCCTACAGTGTTGCCATTGGGGGCGAGCTTGCGGACTCCGCGCTGGTCCCAGCGGCTCTTAACTTTCCTTCGTTTGAAGAGGTCGCCGAAGACGACGAGCCACTGACATCGGGGAAGTTCATTTTGCTCTACGACCCGGTCGAGCGCGCAAACTGGGGTGGCTCATTTAGGGCGGTGATCCATGTGCGGGCAGCCATCGATCAGGAGATTGGGCAAGATCCTCTGCTTACCCAAGCCGCGTGGAGTTGGCTCAAGGATGCATTTGAGTACTGCGGCGCCGCACACGTCAATCTGACCGGGACGGTGACTCGCAGCACCTCGGACACGTTGCGCGATATTGGCATCTCACCCCAATCCCAGCGCACCGAGTTTGAGATACGTGCGTCATGGACCCCGACACCCCTAGATGGTGTCGCGGGTATAGACTTGAACTTTGGCTCCCACTTATCCGCGTGGACCAATCTGATGTGCGCCGCTATTGGGCTGCCTGCCCTAGATCAAGGCTTTCCAGCCCAGCGCACGTTACGAGGTCCGCAAAGCATCTCCCAAGGCGCAATACCAAACTAA
- a CDS encoding DUF6318 family protein, translating into MVTMLTLFLDWRVQLSHRRGTGTALCALAVATGLVLTGCGTESELVPTAAPTSTETAPSTPEPGKSTDAPEPTAEPTTFEPTPEPTPPDPAQLINENTEEGAKSAAEYFLDEYNFVRATGDLDRWSQLGTEDCAICAEVAEEVEALTKDGQVLFGGEASLRRVLQVEEFVPGVWEVHCMIEQLEAEVQDTTGNTISTIASKDFEAFIFVEFMDEAWALSEIAE; encoded by the coding sequence ATGGTTACCATGCTCACACTCTTCTTGGATTGGCGGGTTCAGTTATCGCACCGGCGCGGTACTGGGACGGCATTGTGTGCTCTTGCTGTAGCAACTGGGCTGGTGCTGACTGGCTGTGGCACAGAGTCTGAACTAGTTCCGACAGCCGCACCAACGTCGACAGAGACAGCGCCGTCCACACCAGAGCCAGGCAAGAGTACTGATGCTCCTGAACCCACTGCCGAGCCGACTACTTTCGAACCCACGCCGGAACCCACCCCTCCAGACCCCGCGCAACTCATTAATGAGAACACCGAAGAAGGCGCCAAAAGTGCAGCCGAGTATTTTTTGGATGAATACAATTTCGTTCGTGCAACTGGTGATTTAGATCGTTGGTCTCAATTGGGAACAGAAGACTGTGCGATCTGTGCGGAAGTCGCGGAGGAGGTAGAGGCCCTAACTAAAGACGGCCAAGTTCTATTCGGTGGCGAAGCTAGTTTGCGGAGAGTATTACAAGTGGAAGAGTTTGTCCCCGGAGTTTGGGAAGTCCACTGCATGATCGAGCAGTTGGAAGCAGAGGTACAAGACACAACGGGAAATACTATTTCCACTATTGCTTCCAAAGATTTTGAAGCCTTCATCTTCGTTGAGTTTATGGATGAGGCCTGGGCACTGTCAGAAATTGCTGAATAG
- a CDS encoding aminotransferase class IV → MNADIVTWVNGDFVAAGSPQVAPSAYGVTIGEGLFETLAVYSGRIFALDLHLARLATSAAALQMTVPDTSKLRLACLAVAQELAGHSVARLRLTVTSGPAGLGVLGAPSRPDIMVLGSVTPSPQLGSINTKRASLVTSPWRRNEFSAVTGHKVTSYYENALALRAAAAAGGDEALLLNSAGFVSEGATSNLLFDASGQLVTPSLRAGGLPGVTRALVLQWSRLAGLPIVEVDDLTPGALAGAPAALLGTLRNVQEVASLDGATLASSPLIRRVQELFAENMPALLDHS, encoded by the coding sequence ATGAACGCGGACATAGTTACGTGGGTGAACGGGGACTTCGTTGCCGCAGGCTCCCCCCAGGTTGCTCCATCCGCTTACGGGGTGACAATCGGTGAGGGCTTGTTTGAGACCCTTGCGGTGTACTCGGGCCGGATTTTTGCCTTAGACCTGCACTTGGCACGCTTGGCTACGTCAGCTGCGGCGTTACAGATGACCGTGCCTGACACCTCTAAGCTCCGGCTCGCGTGCTTGGCCGTCGCTCAGGAGTTAGCGGGGCACAGCGTTGCGCGCCTGCGCCTTACGGTGACCTCAGGTCCCGCTGGTTTGGGTGTCTTGGGGGCCCCTTCCCGCCCGGACATCATGGTGCTTGGTTCGGTTACCCCTTCACCGCAGCTGGGCTCGATCAATACCAAGCGCGCCTCATTGGTCACAAGCCCATGGCGCCGTAACGAGTTTTCTGCCGTCACGGGCCACAAGGTCACTTCCTACTACGAGAACGCACTTGCGTTGCGCGCGGCCGCCGCCGCGGGGGGCGATGAGGCGCTGCTACTCAACTCCGCTGGCTTTGTCAGTGAAGGCGCTACAAGCAACCTGCTTTTCGATGCCTCAGGGCAGTTAGTCACTCCCTCGCTGCGTGCTGGTGGTTTGCCCGGGGTCACCCGGGCATTGGTCTTGCAATGGTCCCGGTTAGCCGGCTTGCCCATTGTCGAGGTGGATGATCTTACGCCCGGCGCCCTTGCGGGCGCTCCCGCAGCGTTACTTGGCACGCTGCGCAATGTGCAGGAAGTCGCGTCGTTGGACGGAGCAACTTTGGCATCGTCCCCTTTGATTAGGCGGGTCCAAGAGCTTTTTGCGGAAAATATGCCCGCGTTATTGGATCATTCCTGA
- a CDS encoding dihydrofolate reductase family protein, with protein sequence MTATNLNNSPTVALTQLYPLLGADQGPVDYQRLADLYAYPAGQTTVRANMVATIDGAATGTDGLSGGINNPADFVVFQVLRALAQVVLVGAGTARKEGYRHIKAPAALNHLREASGITAPLELALVSRSGELPAPLLEQGPGLPKPIVFTTAAGRSRLLQDHGQARVIVAERDGSVDLPTVLERLKELGLSRILTEGGPSLLAQFIDQSLLHELCLTTVNLLHPGSSLGITSAPAMTPQIHGAELGSLLYGNGTVLANWKITNRAPDTQRAQ encoded by the coding sequence ATGACCGCAACCAACTTGAACAACAGTCCAACCGTCGCGCTCACCCAGTTGTATCCGCTACTCGGCGCTGACCAAGGCCCGGTGGATTACCAAAGGCTAGCGGACCTGTACGCCTACCCAGCAGGCCAAACTACCGTGCGCGCCAACATGGTTGCAACGATCGATGGGGCCGCAACAGGCACCGACGGCCTGTCCGGTGGGATCAATAATCCGGCAGACTTTGTTGTCTTCCAGGTGCTGCGGGCGCTTGCTCAAGTGGTATTGGTCGGGGCGGGCACGGCTCGCAAGGAGGGTTACCGGCACATCAAAGCGCCGGCGGCGCTCAACCACCTGCGAGAAGCAAGTGGGATTACCGCGCCCCTTGAACTCGCACTGGTCTCACGTTCCGGGGAACTTCCTGCGCCCCTGTTAGAGCAAGGACCTGGCCTTCCCAAACCAATCGTGTTCACAACCGCGGCGGGTCGCAGCAGGCTCCTGCAGGATCATGGGCAAGCTCGCGTCATTGTGGCTGAACGCGATGGCTCAGTTGATCTGCCAACCGTGTTAGAACGCCTTAAGGAACTTGGGCTGAGCCGCATCCTTACAGAGGGCGGACCAAGTCTGCTGGCGCAGTTCATTGACCAGAGTCTGCTGCATGAACTCTGCCTCACGACGGTCAATCTTTTACACCCGGGCTCGAGCCTTGGCATCACTAGTGCACCCGCGATGACACCGCAGATCCACGGCGCCGAACTGGGCTCGCTTCTTTACGGCAACGGAACTGTATTGGCCAACTGGAAAATAACTAATCGCGCACCGGATACCCAGCGTGCTCAATAG
- the zapE gene encoding cell division protein ZapE, translating into MISAPAQPLPLSDIHPSVPADRLLGDLVPPRHFAQASFDSYRADPAYPSQLAAVDRLRGVAQQLATSDSWLRRFKISAQKPVAVYLDGGFGVGKTHLLASLTHQVGADRTAFGTFVEFTNLVGALGFANTVTALATKKLVCIDEFELDDPGDTVLMSRLLRELADRGIAIAATSNTLPDSLGEGRFAADDFLREIQALADRFEVLRVDGQDYRRRSVELTLQPLSDAVVTEVLTAKSVELDPVAARIDSFDDLLDHLTTVHPSRYGAMLDQVAVLGITGVHPLEDQSAALRFVVLVDRLYDREIPVLLGGSGIEGLFSPQMLDGGYRKKYFRTLSRLGALATQGNALSA; encoded by the coding sequence ATGATTTCTGCACCGGCCCAGCCGTTACCGCTCAGTGATATCCACCCCAGCGTACCGGCAGATCGCCTGCTTGGTGATCTGGTGCCGCCGCGCCACTTTGCCCAGGCATCGTTCGACTCTTACCGGGCGGACCCCGCGTACCCAAGCCAGCTGGCGGCCGTTGATAGGCTGCGCGGTGTTGCCCAGCAGTTGGCTACTTCCGATAGTTGGTTGCGCCGGTTTAAGATTAGCGCCCAGAAGCCGGTGGCGGTGTACCTAGATGGCGGCTTTGGGGTGGGCAAGACCCACCTGTTGGCATCGTTGACACATCAGGTTGGGGCGGACCGCACGGCCTTTGGCACGTTTGTGGAATTCACCAACTTAGTTGGAGCGCTTGGATTTGCCAATACGGTTACCGCTTTGGCCACAAAGAAGCTTGTTTGCATTGATGAGTTTGAACTCGATGACCCGGGCGACACCGTCTTGATGTCCCGGTTGCTGCGCGAGCTTGCGGACCGAGGGATTGCAATTGCGGCCACGTCCAACACGTTGCCGGATTCGCTCGGAGAGGGCCGCTTCGCTGCCGATGACTTCCTGCGTGAAATACAGGCCCTCGCGGACCGGTTCGAGGTGTTGCGGGTGGACGGCCAGGATTACCGGCGCCGCAGCGTCGAGCTGACGTTGCAGCCGCTTTCCGATGCCGTAGTCACCGAGGTTTTGACGGCTAAGTCCGTAGAGCTGGACCCCGTCGCTGCACGTATTGATAGTTTCGATGATCTGCTTGATCACCTGACAACGGTGCACCCGAGCCGGTATGGGGCAATGCTCGATCAGGTCGCGGTGTTGGGTATCACCGGTGTGCACCCGTTGGAGGATCAATCAGCTGCCCTGCGGTTTGTTGTGCTCGTTGACCGGCTGTATGACCGTGAAATTCCGGTGCTACTCGGTGGCTCGGGAATTGAGGGGCTGTTTTCGCCGCAGATGCTCGATGGCGGGTACCGCAAGAAGTACTTTAGGACCCTGTCCCGGCTCGGAGCACTCGCCACCCAAGGTAATGCCCTGTCCGCATAA
- a CDS encoding PPK2 family polyphosphate kinase yields the protein MSAAKQLAHAQEFRQALRFTPGDRFAGLDAQSTPAWSKGRKGAEARLEEVGQNLSDLQERLFADGVSGGSKSVLLILQGMDTSGKGGIVRHVVGLVDPQGVSHRGFGKPTPEELSHHYLWRVRNSLPRPGYIGVFDRSHYEDVLTVRVNGIVPKDVWEQRYDEINEFEREIAASGTTIIKVLLNVSYIEQTARLTQRLERPDKFWKYDPSDVDERLQWDDFQAAYQDILDRTNTDIAPWHVVPADNKWYARLAISHLLLEALDGFGLGWPDPTYDLETERARLAASA from the coding sequence ATGTCCGCAGCAAAGCAGCTCGCACATGCACAAGAATTCCGTCAGGCTCTTCGATTTACTCCGGGTGACCGGTTTGCGGGCCTCGACGCCCAGTCAACCCCCGCCTGGTCAAAGGGCCGTAAGGGCGCGGAGGCTCGGCTTGAAGAGGTTGGCCAGAATCTGTCAGACCTTCAAGAACGGCTCTTCGCTGACGGGGTCTCTGGCGGTTCCAAGAGCGTGCTGCTGATCTTGCAGGGCATGGACACCTCCGGCAAAGGTGGGATTGTGCGTCACGTTGTAGGTCTTGTTGATCCGCAGGGAGTATCCCACCGGGGGTTTGGCAAACCTACCCCGGAAGAACTATCCCATCACTACCTCTGGCGGGTGCGCAATTCGCTTCCCCGCCCCGGATACATTGGGGTATTTGACCGCTCTCACTACGAGGATGTGCTGACCGTGCGGGTCAACGGGATTGTCCCCAAGGATGTGTGGGAACAACGCTATGACGAGATCAACGAGTTTGAACGTGAGATCGCTGCCTCGGGCACCACGATCATAAAAGTCCTACTCAACGTCTCCTACATTGAGCAGACCGCCCGGCTCACACAGCGGTTGGAACGTCCGGATAAGTTCTGGAAGTATGACCCGTCCGACGTCGACGAGCGGCTGCAGTGGGACGATTTCCAGGCAGCCTACCAAGACATCTTGGACCGGACCAACACGGATATTGCGCCGTGGCACGTGGTTCCGGCAGATAACAAGTGGTACGCCCGGTTAGCGATCTCCCACCTGCTGTTGGAGGCGCTCGATGGGTTTGGGCTTGGCTGGCCGGACCCAACGTACGACCTCGAGACCGAGCGGGCCCGTCTCGCTGCAAGCGCCTAG
- a CDS encoding amino acid racemase, with translation MSKKLPVGVMGGVGPLATAYFLQRIVQRTAADSDQDNLDVVVLNHSTIPDRTAFILGQSTVDPGPILAQDALRLEAFGVSFLVMPCNTAHYFTQQIIDVITGEFLSIIDVTVAAVLRRAPQTKCVGLLATQGTSQSRVYHDAFAARGIDVITPDSADQDRINSLIYDQVKAGLPSDPEVLREVAANLVAQGAAKVILGCTELSVAAVDHDLLDEPPFCDSMDELVRATIEHAGYPVRD, from the coding sequence ATGTCCAAGAAACTGCCCGTAGGCGTCATGGGGGGCGTTGGCCCCCTTGCCACCGCCTACTTCTTGCAGCGAATTGTGCAGCGCACCGCTGCAGATTCGGATCAGGACAACCTCGATGTTGTCGTGCTGAACCACTCAACAATCCCGGACCGCACGGCGTTTATTCTAGGGCAGTCGACGGTTGACCCCGGGCCAATCTTGGCGCAGGATGCCTTGCGCCTTGAAGCGTTCGGTGTCTCCTTCTTGGTGATGCCGTGCAACACCGCGCACTATTTTACGCAGCAGATTATTGATGTCATCACTGGGGAATTCTTGTCCATCATTGATGTCACTGTCGCTGCGGTCTTGCGCCGTGCCCCGCAGACCAAGTGCGTGGGTTTACTAGCAACCCAGGGCACATCGCAGTCCCGGGTTTACCATGACGCATTTGCCGCCCGGGGCATTGACGTCATCACGCCTGATTCCGCCGATCAAGACCGCATCAACTCGCTCATCTACGATCAGGTAAAAGCTGGACTGCCCTCAGATCCTGAGGTGCTGCGTGAGGTTGCCGCAAACCTTGTTGCCCAAGGCGCAGCTAAGGTTATTTTGGGCTGCACCGAGCTTTCGGTAGCAGCCGTTGACCATGACCTTTTGGATGAGCCGCCGTTTTGCGACTCAATGGATGAGTTGGTGCGCGCCACTATTGAGCACGCTGGGTATCCGGTGCGCGATTAG
- a CDS encoding carboxylate--amine ligase — protein sequence MSEARFQPVILGGDIGAYSLARSFHEAYQIKPVVISAMSTGLVRHSRILDHRVVPEIDNPQAVVVALRAIADEFSGVQLIAVGSADWLVQLLVENRSQLEDRYVIPYVTQDLLYQLTDKEAFAQLCQEHGMAHPTSVMHNIAQGGAPDLSHLRFPVIAKAASTAEYHDVEFEGKKKVFLVDTEPELLALFDRLKAAGYQGSFVVQDYIPGDDSGMRILTCYSDKSGKVRFSAYGQVLLEEHTPGALGNPAGIITETMPEVVAQASRMLEAVGWTGVANFDLKYDPRDGRYVFFELNPRLGRSNFYITAAGANAIRFYVHEYVLGLDPEPRAVLGSQVTLSEAGELMDEHQYTVLPGALLRRYVGDPALRSRSRKLSLSRRSTNPLWYIKEWDPRRIAYLMVAQLNQWRKYSTHYPLSMARSLRWNGK from the coding sequence ATGAGCGAAGCTCGCTTTCAACCGGTAATTCTTGGTGGAGACATCGGCGCATATTCGCTAGCGCGGAGTTTTCATGAGGCTTATCAAATCAAGCCAGTGGTTATCTCCGCGATGTCTACCGGCTTGGTGCGGCACTCTCGGATCTTGGATCACCGCGTGGTCCCAGAGATCGATAACCCACAAGCAGTCGTTGTCGCCCTACGCGCAATCGCGGATGAGTTCAGCGGCGTGCAGCTTATTGCGGTTGGATCTGCGGACTGGCTCGTTCAATTGCTGGTGGAAAACCGTAGCCAGCTGGAAGACCGCTATGTGATCCCATACGTAACCCAGGACCTCCTGTATCAGCTCACAGACAAAGAAGCCTTTGCGCAGTTGTGCCAGGAACACGGCATGGCGCACCCAACTTCCGTCATGCACAACATTGCTCAAGGGGGTGCCCCAGACCTTTCGCACCTGCGTTTTCCAGTGATCGCTAAGGCTGCCAGCACCGCTGAGTATCACGATGTTGAGTTTGAGGGGAAGAAAAAGGTCTTCCTCGTAGATACCGAGCCCGAGCTGTTGGCGCTGTTTGACCGGCTCAAGGCGGCCGGTTATCAAGGCTCCTTCGTGGTCCAGGATTACATCCCCGGTGATGACTCCGGTATGCGCATCTTGACCTGTTATTCAGATAAATCTGGCAAGGTGCGGTTCTCCGCATACGGCCAGGTCCTCTTGGAGGAACACACACCCGGCGCTCTCGGTAACCCAGCAGGGATTATCACCGAAACGATGCCTGAGGTAGTTGCCCAGGCCAGCCGCATGTTGGAAGCGGTAGGCTGGACTGGTGTTGCAAACTTTGACCTCAAGTATGATCCGCGTGATGGTCGTTACGTGTTCTTTGAGCTGAACCCGCGCCTTGGAAGGTCAAACTTCTACATCACGGCGGCGGGCGCCAATGCGATTCGGTTCTACGTGCACGAGTATGTGCTGGGGCTGGATCCAGAACCGCGTGCTGTTTTGGGTTCTCAGGTCACCCTGTCGGAAGCCGGTGAATTAATGGATGAACACCAATACACGGTGCTTCCCGGTGCGCTTCTGCGACGTTACGTCGGTGACCCCGCTCTGCGGAGTCGTTCGCGTAAGTTGTCCCTGAGCCGGCGGTCCACTAATCCGCTGTGGTACATCAAAGAATGGGACCCGCGCCGTATTGCGTATCTCATGGTCGCGCAACTCAACCAATGGCGTAAGTACAGCACTCACTACCCACTGAGCATGGCACGATCGCTTCGTTGGAACGGTAAGTAA